One window of Sulfolobales archaeon genomic DNA carries:
- a CDS encoding ABC transporter ATP-binding protein, producing MTYLELVNITKKYGRSLAVDKVNLSVGRGEFIVLLGPSGCGKTTTLRIIAGLVYPDEGKVVIDGRDVTYLEPGERDVAMVFQDYALYPHMTVFDNIAFPLVVRKKKLRLSKEEIRERVHRVSEMLGIEELLERKPMQLSGGQQQRVALARALVVEPKVWLMDEPLSNLDALIRVQVRAELKKLQKDLGITTIYVTHDQVEALTLADRVAVMNKGRIIQIGTPKEIYETPKHVFVATFVGSPPMNVIECNVTSEILDCQGFNIKIPGEFKELVSENKIYLGIRPEHIEVSEKPVDESIKGVVYVVETLGSEFIVDIKLGDNIIKAKTLREISVQSGEPVYLKFNWKNVRIFDKKTGEYLQKLTELIKRVNEK from the coding sequence GTGACATATCTCGAGCTAGTTAATATTACTAAGAAATATGGAAGAAGCCTTGCTGTTGATAAGGTCAACCTAAGTGTCGGTAGGGGAGAATTTATCGTCCTGCTAGGTCCTTCTGGATGTGGTAAAACTACCACACTACGTATAATAGCCGGCCTTGTTTATCCAGATGAAGGTAAAGTAGTAATTGATGGAAGAGATGTTACATACTTAGAGCCAGGAGAAAGAGATGTAGCAATGGTTTTTCAGGATTACGCATTATACCCTCACATGACTGTATTTGATAATATAGCTTTCCCACTTGTTGTTAGGAAAAAGAAGCTTAGACTGAGCAAAGAGGAGATAAGGGAAAGGGTTCATAGAGTTTCAGAGATGTTAGGGATCGAAGAACTTCTTGAACGAAAACCCATGCAATTAAGCGGAGGTCAACAGCAAAGGGTAGCATTAGCGAGAGCTCTCGTGGTGGAACCAAAAGTATGGCTCATGGACGAACCTCTTTCTAATCTTGACGCGCTAATTAGAGTTCAGGTAAGAGCAGAACTCAAAAAACTTCAGAAGGACCTCGGCATAACAACTATTTATGTTACGCATGATCAGGTCGAGGCATTAACATTAGCTGACCGAGTAGCTGTTATGAATAAGGGCCGAATAATTCAAATTGGAACACCTAAGGAGATATATGAGACCCCAAAGCATGTGTTTGTTGCTACATTCGTTGGGTCTCCTCCAATGAATGTTATTGAGTGTAATGTTACATCAGAAATTCTAGATTGCCAAGGATTCAATATTAAAATTCCAGGAGAATTTAAAGAGCTTGTTAGCGAAAATAAAATATACCTGGGAATTAGACCGGAACACATTGAAGTCTCTGAGAAACCAGTAGATGAGAGTATTAAAGGAGTAGTATATGTAGTAGAAACGCTTGGCTCAGAGTTTATTGTTGACATTAAACTTGGAGATAATATAATCAAAGCTAAAACATTAAGAGAAATTTCAGTTCAAAGCGGTGAACCAGTTTATTTGAAATTCAACTGGAAAAATGTACGGATTTTCGACAAAAAAACTGGTGAGTATTTGCAAAAACTGACGGAATTAATCAAACGTGTTAATGAAAAATAA
- a CDS encoding carbohydrate ABC transporter permease, producing the protein MIGMKLRMRYRSIIVTILINIAVWMLAVLWILPFYGIFLVSVLPYRSVIVEGWLRPLNPLDLTFANYLNVLTDPTYDLGTGLRNSFIVASLSTFIPVFAAALAAYAFTQFDFRLKALLFTLILFIMMVPQQLSIVPLYFLYFETGLYNTLLGLILLHSAWGIAWSTFLLRNYFRLLPSSLAEAARVFGAKDWTIFSRIILPLSKPALITAFIMQFTWVWNDLFYALVFLVDKNLQVATQKVIAIKGEYMVDWGLLSAGSIITMSVPLIIYIVFNKYYVRGVAGWGVKR; encoded by the coding sequence ATGATAGGAATGAAATTAAGAATGAGATATAGATCAATAATTGTGACTATTTTAATTAATATAGCGGTGTGGATGCTTGCAGTACTCTGGATTCTACCTTTTTATGGTATATTTCTGGTCTCTGTTTTACCTTATAGATCAGTAATTGTGGAAGGATGGTTAAGACCGCTTAATCCTTTAGATCTAACTTTCGCCAATTATCTAAATGTCTTAACAGATCCAACCTATGACCTAGGTACTGGATTAAGAAACTCTTTCATAGTCGCCTCACTGAGTACTTTCATCCCGGTTTTTGCGGCTGCACTAGCAGCGTATGCGTTCACACAGTTTGATTTTAGGTTGAAGGCACTTCTGTTTACGCTAATACTGTTTATAATGATGGTACCTCAACAATTATCTATAGTCCCACTGTACTTCCTGTATTTTGAAACAGGTCTTTATAATACTCTTTTAGGCCTTATATTATTGCATAGTGCATGGGGAATCGCCTGGTCAACTTTCTTGTTGAGGAATTATTTCCGTTTGCTTCCAAGTAGTTTAGCCGAGGCAGCAAGAGTTTTTGGAGCTAAAGACTGGACTATTTTTTCAAGAATAATCTTGCCTTTGAGCAAACCAGCTCTGATAACTGCTTTTATCATGCAATTTACATGGGTGTGGAACGACCTATTCTATGCATTAGTTTTCCTAGTAGATAAAAATCTTCAGGTAGCAACACAGAAAGTTATAGCTATTAAAGGTGAGTATATGGTTGATTGGGGTTTATTATCTGCAGGATCAATCATCACAATGAGTGTACCATTAATTATCTACATAGTGTTTAACAAATACTATGTTAGAGGAGTAGCTGGTTGGGGTGTTAAAAGGTGA
- a CDS encoding sugar ABC transporter permease, with translation MAIHVPVITIGGLILAYLLKFYVKGGTLIKAVMFLGMVIPPAVGGLLTMFMFSERIGVFPMIFGYLGFNNLSKSWLLYRDLALWGLILGSIWLWMGFAVTVLSAGLEAIPQSHIDAAKVFAASSWTIFWRIIVPELKPVILVVVVMTALWDMKIFDFVWGSTKGGPLGASNVLAVVMYDYFVRDIDYYKASTVAVLLTIFTTPIILLAIKRLRE, from the coding sequence ATGGCTATACATGTTCCAGTTATAACAATTGGAGGTCTCATATTGGCATACTTATTGAAATTCTATGTAAAAGGTGGAACATTGATAAAGGCTGTAATGTTTCTTGGAATGGTCATACCACCAGCTGTAGGAGGACTTTTAACAATGTTTATGTTCTCCGAACGAATTGGAGTCTTTCCAATGATATTTGGCTACCTAGGCTTTAACAACTTATCTAAATCATGGTTGCTTTACAGGGATCTAGCATTATGGGGCCTTATATTAGGCTCCATCTGGCTCTGGATGGGTTTTGCCGTAACGGTTTTATCTGCTGGTCTTGAAGCTATACCTCAAAGCCACATAGATGCAGCGAAGGTTTTTGCTGCATCTTCGTGGACCATTTTTTGGCGTATTATTGTTCCCGAGCTAAAACCTGTTATTCTTGTGGTTGTTGTAATGACCGCCTTGTGGGACATGAAAATATTCGATTTTGTATGGGGTTCAACGAAAGGAGGTCCTTTGGGTGCGAGCAATGTTCTTGCAGTTGTAATGTATGATTATTTCGTGCGAGATATAGACTACTATAAGGCGTCTACTGTTGCTGTTTTACTAACAATTTTTACTACTCCAATAATACTGCTTGCCATTAAGAGGCTGAGAGAATGA
- a CDS encoding ABC transporter substrate-binding protein, whose product MSFIMKKVSLILVIVVLIVGILAGYGIGLVTLPPVKETVTETRYITIAQTPTQTPTVTPPGKVKITVSIGWTGKEREPFDAAVNEYLRRNPNVEIEYVVYRAEDLAAILPAQLEAKRYPAEIMITPWSWFVLELAKRGHLEDLSTYVPVNEFLSDYVRLVTYEGKVYGIPIGLYFKELYWYRKSFFQAHNLTKPNTWDEFITLLNNLTKILGPKKAIIVGDGVGWPESDIVESFILAFGGAELHSGLTRGTIKFNDPQVQAIFRDELVPLIRAGYFSEPIEWTAAREYWWAGEYGIYPLGSFLLPMVDDPNDVDFFILPGKPDMIGNVDFLFVPKYIPPEIKPIVMDFLKFLATTGQEIMASYPAGRVPTWTKADPEKVYPIFRELYQKVATGQIKFVPDMDDTIGGDWQRLFWDYCKTLFINPNIWSEMLDTLTQQYPKR is encoded by the coding sequence ATGAGTTTTATAATGAAGAAAGTGTCTCTCATACTGGTTATAGTAGTATTAATAGTAGGTATACTAGCTGGTTATGGCATAGGTCTTGTCACACTGCCGCCAGTTAAGGAAACGGTTACGGAAACAAGGTATATAACGATCGCTCAGACTCCTACTCAAACACCTACAGTCACTCCACCTGGTAAAGTGAAGATCACTGTCAGTATTGGATGGACGGGTAAGGAGCGAGAACCATTTGATGCCGCAGTAAATGAATATCTTCGTAGAAATCCAAATGTCGAGATAGAATATGTAGTTTATAGAGCTGAGGATCTTGCAGCCATACTTCCAGCTCAATTAGAAGCCAAGAGGTATCCTGCTGAAATAATGATCACACCGTGGTCGTGGTTTGTCCTTGAACTAGCAAAGAGAGGACATCTAGAGGATCTTAGCACGTATGTGCCAGTCAACGAGTTTCTATCTGACTACGTTCGATTAGTAACATACGAAGGAAAAGTTTACGGTATTCCAATAGGTCTATACTTTAAAGAACTTTACTGGTATAGAAAATCGTTCTTCCAAGCTCATAACCTAACGAAACCTAATACTTGGGATGAATTCATAACTCTTCTAAATAATTTAACAAAGATTCTCGGACCAAAGAAGGCAATCATTGTTGGAGACGGTGTGGGTTGGCCGGAAAGCGATATCGTTGAATCATTCATACTAGCGTTTGGAGGTGCTGAACTACATAGTGGGTTAACTAGAGGCACCATTAAATTCAATGATCCCCAGGTACAAGCTATTTTTAGAGATGAACTTGTCCCGCTTATTAGAGCCGGATACTTCAGCGAACCTATAGAGTGGACGGCGGCTAGGGAGTATTGGTGGGCAGGGGAATACGGTATATACCCGCTTGGATCGTTTCTATTACCAATGGTAGATGATCCTAATGACGTTGATTTCTTCATATTACCTGGGAAACCGGATATGATAGGTAACGTAGACTTCTTATTCGTCCCTAAGTATATACCACCAGAAATAAAGCCCATAGTAATGGATTTCTTGAAGTTCTTAGCAACGACTGGCCAAGAGATTATGGCTTCGTATCCAGCTGGAAGAGTGCCTACTTGGACTAAAGCTGATCCTGAAAAAGTGTACCCGATCTTTAGGGAACTATATCAAAAGGTTGCTACGGGTCAAATTAAGTTCGTCCCAGATATGGATGACACTATCGGCGGTGATTGGCAGAGACTGTTCTGGGATTACTGTAAAACGCTATTCATTAATCCGAACATATGGAGTGAAATGTTGGATACGCTGACCCAACAATATCCCAAGAGATGA
- a CDS encoding phosphoribosyltransferase: MARIPVKQVSWNDIVEWSRGLARKILESGWIPDVVIAIARGGYVPARLICDFLGVENLLSLQSQHWTEAAKASERAIIKFPYTVDLRGLKALLVDDIVDTGESLLLAREYVQKNWKPEELRIAALQWISSVAKFKPDYYYIEVREWIWFQYPWTRVEDLSQFISRIIKENSSKSLWNLEEIISSFKEWYGYTPDDLYLEEALNMLERKKILEKINERTYRSLYKS, translated from the coding sequence TTGGCTCGAATACCAGTTAAACAGGTTTCATGGAATGACATCGTAGAGTGGAGCAGAGGTCTGGCTAGGAAAATCCTCGAATCAGGATGGATTCCAGATGTCGTGATAGCTATAGCTCGAGGAGGTTATGTTCCTGCAAGACTTATATGTGATTTTCTAGGTGTCGAGAACCTTCTATCTCTCCAGAGCCAGCACTGGACTGAAGCGGCTAAAGCTTCTGAGAGAGCTATAATAAAATTCCCCTACACAGTAGATCTGAGAGGATTGAAAGCTCTACTAGTAGATGATATAGTAGACACAGGAGAATCACTACTTCTAGCAAGAGAATACGTGCAGAAGAACTGGAAGCCTGAAGAACTTAGAATAGCAGCTCTTCAGTGGATAAGTTCTGTAGCAAAATTCAAACCAGACTACTACTACATAGAAGTCAGAGAATGGATCTGGTTCCAATACCCATGGACTCGTGTTGAAGATCTCAGCCAGTTCATATCAAGAATAATCAAGGAGAATAGTAGCAAAAGCTTATGGAACTTAGAAGAGATAATCTCATCATTCAAAGAATGGTATGGATACACACCCGATGATTTATATCTAGAAGAAGCTCTCAACATGCTTGAGAGAAAGAAGATCCTAGAGAAGATAAACGAGAGAACATACAGATCACTATATAAATCCTGA
- a CDS encoding FAD-dependent oxidoreductase: MFRLGKISKPASQEYDVIVVGLGPAGLSAALYSARYKLKTLAIGETLGGQLSMAGLVDDYPGFMDVEAAELVARFRSHVEKHGVSIVIDRVEDIRRTEDQFFEVETRKGYKYLSRAVILATGLKRKKLGAKGEDEFAGRGVSYCTVCDVPFFKGKRIAIVGGGNSGVTGAIHALGYVSKIYLITRGDRFRAFPIYVERLMKLREQNPDKIEIIMNSTVTEIGGSKQVEYALVTNLRTGEKRRIDVEGVFVEIGSEPPTDFFKKIGLEVDDKGLVVVKPGGYTSVEGIFAAGDCAGGPYKYYFQQIITSAAEGAMAADAAFKWIIQRGFKILGVSE; this comes from the coding sequence ATGTTCAGGCTTGGAAAGATCTCTAAACCTGCATCTCAAGAATATGATGTGATAGTAGTAGGTCTAGGACCTGCAGGACTTTCAGCAGCTCTCTACTCGGCTAGATACAAGTTGAAGACTCTAGCCATAGGAGAGACCTTAGGAGGTCAGCTTTCAATGGCGGGGCTTGTAGATGATTATCCGGGTTTCATGGATGTGGAGGCTGCAGAACTTGTGGCGAGATTCAGATCTCATGTGGAGAAGCATGGAGTATCTATAGTAATAGATCGTGTTGAGGATATTAGAAGAACAGAGGATCAATTCTTCGAGGTTGAGACTAGAAAAGGTTATAAATACCTGAGTAGAGCAGTGATTCTAGCAACAGGTCTTAAGAGAAAGAAGCTTGGTGCCAAGGGTGAGGATGAGTTCGCTGGTAGAGGAGTTAGCTATTGTACTGTATGTGATGTCCCCTTCTTCAAGGGTAAGAGGATTGCGATCGTTGGTGGGGGTAATAGTGGTGTGACTGGAGCTATACATGCTCTAGGCTATGTATCTAAGATCTATTTAATCACGAGAGGAGATAGATTCAGAGCTTTTCCAATATATGTAGAGAGACTTATGAAGCTGAGAGAACAGAATCCGGATAAGATCGAGATTATAATGAATAGTACTGTCACAGAGATCGGAGGAAGCAAACAAGTTGAGTATGCTCTGGTCACAAACCTTAGAACAGGTGAGAAGAGAAGAATAGATGTAGAAGGTGTGTTCGTAGAGATAGGGAGTGAACCTCCTACAGATTTCTTCAAGAAAATAGGATTAGAAGTAGATGACAAAGGACTTGTAGTGGTGAAGCCCGGAGGCTATACAAGTGTGGAGGGTATATTTGCTGCGGGAGACTGTGCTGGAGGACCTTACAAATACTACTTCCAGCAGATAATAACATCAGCTGCTGAAGGTGCTATGGCTGCTGATGCAGCATTTAAATGGATTATTCAGAGAGGTTTTAAGATTCTAGGTGTCTCAGAATAG
- a CDS encoding class I SAM-dependent methyltransferase → MSLYLIYRLISWAVNGAVFDLERFYRARLTLKRSRVLEISTGFSYNTFNLMRFVEDLEGFLVSVDIDEKAVAWASKVLRRYIMRGSLDLMICDARRMPFRDNSFEYLISHTTLHHIDDIERVLEEFLRIIRSRGRIVVVDLVPSILYTIIPGHDRRTLSTKMSRIMRFLEEKAEILERGLERGFYYIISTTRLRDS, encoded by the coding sequence ATGTCTCTGTATCTGATTTACAGGCTTATCTCGTGGGCTGTGAATGGGGCGGTGTTTGATCTTGAGAGATTTTATAGAGCTAGACTTACTCTGAAGAGATCTAGGGTTCTTGAGATCTCAACAGGTTTCAGCTATAATACTTTCAATCTGATGAGGTTCGTAGAAGATTTAGAAGGGTTTCTAGTCTCGGTAGATATCGATGAAAAAGCTGTAGCATGGGCTTCTAAAGTTCTTAGAAGATATATCATGAGAGGAAGTCTAGACCTCATGATCTGTGATGCTAGGAGAATGCCTTTCAGAGATAATTCTTTCGAGTATCTCATATCTCATACAACACTGCATCACATAGACGATATAGAGAGAGTGTTAGAAGAGTTTCTAAGAATTATAAGGAGTAGAGGGAGAATAGTGGTGGTAGATCTGGTTCCCAGCATTCTTTACACCATAATTCCCGGACATGATAGGAGAACTCTCTCGACTAAGATGAGCAGGATCATGAGATTTTTAGAGGAGAAAGCAGAGATCCTCGAGAGAGGATTAGAGAGAGGATTCTACTACATCATATCAACTACTCGCTTGAGAGATTCCTAG
- a CDS encoding glycerophosphodiester phosphodiesterase translates to MNRVLMKLSEKPFAVIAHRGGSGLAPENTLLGVQRSLEVGSDLIEIDVQITLDRIAVVFHDEDLRRIAGINASIREMKYSDLSDIKINGEKIPTLEEVLSFSIDRIGVLIEVKKPGDEIHIMDLVRRLDASQWIAIISFHTEVLRNVKRLDPYTPVGIIYYKPPGEILTAKREGFEIVLPRYTLATSRSVELARRMNLKTIAWTVNDEKWFRELAARGVDGIATDYPDLGVRIKRSLSSEMYKTR, encoded by the coding sequence ATGAATAGAGTTCTTATGAAACTTAGTGAAAAACCTTTTGCTGTGATAGCTCATAGAGGAGGTTCTGGTCTTGCTCCTGAAAATACTCTCCTAGGTGTTCAGAGATCTTTAGAAGTAGGATCAGATCTTATCGAGATAGATGTTCAGATAACCCTAGATAGAATCGCGGTAGTTTTTCATGATGAGGATCTTAGAAGGATTGCTGGGATTAACGCCAGTATTAGAGAGATGAAGTACAGCGATCTCTCTGATATAAAGATTAACGGTGAGAAGATCCCTACACTGGAAGAGGTGCTGAGCTTCTCTATAGATAGAATCGGTGTTCTCATCGAGGTTAAGAAACCTGGTGACGAGATCCATATAATGGATCTCGTGAGAAGATTAGATGCATCACAATGGATCGCAATAATAAGCTTCCACACAGAAGTTCTGAGAAATGTGAAGCGTTTAGACCCCTACACACCGGTAGGAATCATATACTATAAGCCTCCTGGAGAGATATTAACAGCGAAAAGAGAAGGTTTTGAAATAGTTCTACCAAGATACACTCTAGCAACATCTAGATCGGTGGAGCTAGCTCGTAGAATGAATCTTAAAACTATTGCATGGACTGTTAATGATGAGAAATGGTTTAGAGAACTCGCGGCCAGAGGCGTGGATGGTATAGCAACAGACTACCCAGATCTAGGAGTTAGGATCAAGAGATCTCTTAGTAGTGAGATGTATAAAACAAGATAA
- a CDS encoding arginine--tRNA ligase, whose product MSEKIYEPYKIIRDKILRDIGLAIGRDARDIFFEEPVKPELGDIALPIHRISRELGLDAEDLAGRISTTLEKNILVERFARVGGYIDIWISSTHLASALFTSVRDLGELYGVVPVERSRTYVVEYVSANPIHPLHIGSGRNAALGSAVASMLRMRGHKVVTRFYVNDMGRQIAIAVLGFRLLGEPDPPPNIKEDEWIGFIYASTHTIYDVKRLREELEKARIDPTRYREILSELDDLVADAARLREMFPEYFDKLADEINKIKDFDSEISRLMQAYEKKSDEDIVRSFRKLVDLCLRGFKRTLERFGVEFDKWDFESDIAWSGLVNEIIERARRSPYYGIYKNAPAIIFRDIQKDKILREKLRLPRSIEIPPLIIMRSDETTLYTLRDIAYSIYKFRDSKADYVINVIASEQTLPQAQIRLALYALGFREEAERLIHYSYEMVNMPGTRMSGRRGRYVTLDQVLGEAVKRAESIMRSRGSQDPHIAEKIAVSAVRYSLASVSPSKQIIFKLEEALDFERNSAPYILYSRARALSILNKIGERPDPGEADYIEGCRDPLRRQLILELAKAPTIYAKAVEELSPEGVAVELIKISDLFNTWYQKDPVIHEQSKGLRAFKILMVEAVVSILSNGLKYLGIEPLDRI is encoded by the coding sequence ATGAGTGAGAAGATCTACGAGCCTTATAAAATAATTAGAGATAAGATCCTGAGAGATATAGGATTAGCCATAGGAAGAGATGCTAGAGACATATTCTTCGAAGAACCTGTAAAACCCGAGTTAGGAGACATAGCTCTGCCAATTCATAGAATCTCAAGAGAGCTAGGCCTAGACGCTGAGGATCTGGCTGGCAGGATTTCTACGACTCTTGAGAAGAATATCCTGGTAGAGAGATTTGCTAGAGTAGGAGGATATATAGATATATGGATCAGCTCAACACATCTAGCATCAGCTCTCTTCACTTCTGTAAGAGATCTAGGAGAACTCTATGGAGTAGTTCCTGTCGAGAGATCTAGAACATATGTTGTTGAATACGTCTCTGCAAATCCGATACACCCTCTCCACATAGGTTCTGGGAGAAACGCAGCTCTCGGTTCTGCTGTAGCTTCTATGCTTAGAATGAGAGGTCATAAGGTTGTCACGAGATTCTATGTGAATGATATGGGAAGACAGATAGCTATTGCTGTTCTAGGCTTCAGACTTCTCGGAGAACCAGATCCTCCTCCGAATATTAAGGAAGATGAATGGATTGGATTCATATACGCTTCTACTCATACAATCTATGACGTTAAAAGACTTAGAGAAGAGCTTGAGAAAGCTAGAATAGATCCTACGAGGTATAGAGAGATTTTAAGCGAATTAGACGATCTAGTGGCTGACGCGGCAAGACTTAGAGAGATGTTTCCAGAATACTTCGATAAACTCGCTGATGAGATTAACAAGATCAAGGATTTTGATTCTGAGATCTCAAGACTTATGCAGGCGTACGAGAAGAAGAGTGATGAGGATATTGTCAGAAGCTTTAGAAAACTCGTGGATCTATGTCTAAGAGGTTTTAAAAGAACCTTAGAAAGATTCGGGGTGGAGTTTGACAAATGGGATTTTGAGAGTGATATAGCCTGGAGCGGGCTTGTAAATGAGATTATCGAGAGAGCTAGAAGATCTCCGTACTACGGGATCTATAAGAATGCTCCCGCGATAATATTCAGAGATATTCAGAAAGATAAGATTCTAAGAGAGAAGCTCAGACTTCCCAGAAGTATTGAGATACCACCTCTTATAATAATGAGAAGTGATGAGACAACACTATACACTTTAAGAGACATAGCATACTCGATATACAAGTTCAGAGATTCAAAAGCTGATTATGTTATAAACGTCATCGCATCAGAACAAACACTACCACAAGCTCAGATAAGACTTGCACTCTACGCTCTAGGCTTCAGAGAAGAAGCGGAGAGACTTATACACTACAGCTATGAAATGGTGAACATGCCTGGTACTAGGATGAGTGGTAGGAGAGGCAGGTATGTGACATTAGATCAGGTTCTCGGAGAAGCTGTTAAGAGAGCAGAGAGTATCATGAGATCGAGAGGATCTCAGGATCCACATATAGCTGAGAAGATCGCTGTTTCAGCTGTTAGATACAGTCTAGCATCAGTATCTCCTTCAAAACAGATCATATTCAAACTAGAGGAAGCTCTAGATTTTGAGAGAAACTCAGCACCATACATACTATATTCGAGAGCCAGAGCTCTTAGCATTCTAAATAAAATTGGTGAAAGACCTGATCCGGGTGAGGCTGATTATATAGAAGGCTGTAGAGATCCTCTGAGAAGACAGCTTATACTAGAACTAGCTAAGGCTCCCACAATATATGCTAAAGCTGTTGAGGAACTCTCTCCAGAAGGAGTAGCTGTAGAACTGATCAAGATCTCAGATCTTTTCAACACATGGTATCAGAAAGACCCTGTAATACATGAGCAAAGCAAAGGTCTTAGAGCATTCAAGATACTAATGGTAGAAGCAGTAGTAAGCATTCTAAGCAACGGATTGAAATACCTGGGAATAGAACCTCTTGATAGAATATAA